One genomic window of Ilyobacter polytropus DSM 2926 includes the following:
- the rpsF gene encoding 30S ribosomal protein S6: MRNYEIMYIINPTVMDDARTEVMAKVENILTAAGATNVKAEKWGERKLAYPIEKKQSGYYILTTFEMDGTKLADVEKKLNITESVMRYIIVK; the protein is encoded by the coding sequence ATGAGAAATTATGAAATTATGTACATCATCAACCCAACAGTTATGGACGATGCTAGAACTGAAGTAATGGCTAAAGTTGAAAACATTTTAACTGCTGCTGGAGCAACTAACGTAAAAGCTGAAAAGTGGGGGGAAAGAAAGTTAGCATATCCGATTGAGAAGAAGCAATCTGGATACTATATTCTAACTACTTTCGAGATGGACGGAACTAAATTAGCTGACGTTGAGAAAAAACTTAACATCACAGAAAGTGTAATGAGATACATCATCGTTAAGTAG
- a CDS encoding mini-ribonuclease 3-like protein, with protein MVNIDLKDAGGLPLAYLGDAVWELTVREYFVEKGYKINTMNKKVKKLVNAKAQSVIFKSILEDLDEDYKAVARRAKNSNIKSFPRSCSIMEYREATAFEALIAAFYINGETCRIKKILENHISEGEK; from the coding sequence ATGGTCAATATAGATCTAAAAGATGCCGGAGGACTTCCTTTAGCTTATCTAGGTGATGCAGTATGGGAACTGACTGTGAGGGAATATTTCGTAGAAAAAGGGTATAAAATAAATACCATGAACAAAAAGGTGAAGAAACTTGTCAACGCAAAGGCACAGAGTGTAATTTTTAAAAGTATACTAGAGGATCTAGATGAAGATTACAAAGCGGTGGCAAGACGGGCAAAGAACAGTAACATAAAAAGTTTCCCTAGGTCATGCAGCATAATGGAATACAGAGAGGCCACAGCATTTGAAGCACTGATAGCGGCCTTTTACATAAACGGAGAGACATGCAGAATAAAAAAAATACTGGAAAATCATATATCAGAGGGTGAAAAATAA
- the rpsR gene encoding 30S ribosomal protein S18 codes for MAVDFKKRRRRVKLRVKIEEIDYKNADLLKNFINDKGRIKPARVNGASAKLQRKIAKAVKRARNIALIPYTKVEK; via the coding sequence ATGGCAGTTGATTTCAAAAAAAGAAGAAGAAGAGTTAAGCTTAGAGTTAAAATAGAAGAGATCGATTATAAAAATGCAGATCTTCTTAAAAACTTTATCAACGATAAAGGTAGGATAAAGCCAGCTAGAGTAAACGGAGCGAGCGCAAAGCTTCAGAGAAAAATAGCTAAGGCTGTAAAAAGAGCAAGAAACATTGCTTTAATTCCTTATACAAAAGTAGAGAAGTAA
- the rpmB gene encoding 50S ribosomal protein L28, whose product MKRCEISGKGMTFGHQVSHSHRCTNRVWKPNLQPTKIVINGEAVKVKVCSKMLKTLKGANEAETLNILKSNAKTLSPKIAKALSK is encoded by the coding sequence ATGAAAAGATGCGAAATTTCTGGTAAAGGAATGACTTTTGGACATCAAGTCTCTCACTCACACAGATGTACTAACAGAGTTTGGAAGCCAAATCTTCAACCTACTAAGATTGTTATCAATGGAGAAGCGGTTAAAGTTAAAGTTTGTTCTAAGATGCTTAAAACTCTTAAAGGAGCTAATGAAGCTGAAACGTTAAACATTCTTAAATCTAACGCTAAAACTCTTAGTCCTAAAATAGCTAAAGCTCTTAGCAAATAA
- a CDS encoding type IV pilus twitching motility protein PilT, with product MLLELLDYIAENKCSDLHLKVGSRPIQRKNTVLSYFGRMEPVTKEEMDGIVNDIFTEYAWKNFEKNMNFDMSYEIPGKARFRINISKDKNSYTLAARYIPKEIPSMKELGLPEKLKDITAMSDGLILITGATGNGKSTTVASMLNYLNQRLNRRIYTLEDPIEYEFEDECSIITQRELGRDMVSFDLALKYVLRQDPDIIFVGEMRDKETVKAAIRAAETGHLVIATLHTRDAIQTIDRIVDIFPGEQQSQVKSQLSKLLQMIVSQQLLINRKGGMILACEVLINTPAIGNLIREGKGHQVYSMLETGGEYGMMTFENALDGLARDGYIDKGDKEKNVASRAIYKDKEKERV from the coding sequence ATGCTTTTGGAATTGCTTGACTACATAGCTGAAAATAAGTGTTCTGACCTTCATCTGAAGGTGGGAAGCAGACCTATACAGAGGAAAAATACGGTACTTTCTTATTTCGGACGAATGGAACCAGTGACAAAAGAGGAGATGGACGGAATAGTCAATGATATTTTTACAGAATATGCCTGGAAAAATTTTGAAAAAAATATGAACTTTGATATGTCTTACGAGATACCTGGAAAAGCCAGATTCAGGATAAATATATCAAAGGATAAAAACAGCTATACCCTGGCGGCAAGGTATATTCCTAAGGAAATCCCTAGCATGAAAGAACTGGGACTTCCTGAAAAACTAAAGGATATAACTGCAATGAGTGACGGACTGATACTGATTACAGGGGCCACCGGAAACGGTAAATCAACTACTGTGGCATCGATGCTGAACTATCTGAACCAAAGATTGAACAGAAGGATATACACCTTGGAAGACCCTATAGAATATGAGTTTGAAGATGAATGCTCTATTATAACCCAGAGGGAGCTTGGGAGGGACATGGTATCCTTTGACTTAGCTTTGAAATATGTACTGAGACAGGATCCGGATATAATATTTGTGGGAGAGATGAGAGACAAGGAGACAGTAAAAGCTGCCATAAGGGCTGCAGAGACGGGACATCTGGTAATAGCCACGCTTCATACAAGAGATGCCATACAGACTATAGACAGGATAGTAGATATATTCCCTGGAGAACAGCAAAGTCAGGTAAAGAGTCAGCTGTCTAAATTGTTGCAGATGATAGTGTCACAACAGTTACTTATAAACAGAAAAGGCGGAATGATACTGGCCTGCGAGGTGCTCATAAACACACCTGCCATAGGAAATCTCATAAGAGAAGGGAAGGGGCATCAGGTATATTCCATGTTAGAGACAGGGGGAGAGTACGGTATGATGACCTTTGAAAATGCCCTGGATGGACTGGCCAGAGACGGCTATATAGACAAAGGAGACAAGGAGAAAAATGTGGCTTCAAGGGCTATCTATAAGGACAAAGAAAAGGAAAGGGTATAG
- the ftsZ gene encoding cell division protein FtsZ, which translates to MIQTNESLVRIKVIGAGGAGGNAINDMISAGVGGVEYIAANTDAQDLHNSLADIRIQLGEKLTRGLGAGADPEIGKLAAEEDVEKIKALLEETDMLFVTAGMGGGTGTGSAPIIAKIAKEIGVLTVGVVTKPFTFEGKKRMSNADTGIDGLKEHVDALVVIPNDKLFELPEKTITLQNAFKEANNILKIGIRGVADLIIQQGLINLDFADIRTTMLDSGMAMIGFGESDGENRAIKATEKALLSPLLEKSISGASKILINITGSSNLGLVEAHSISNLVRDAAGKSAEDVMFGTVIDEEYGDKIQVTIVATNFLNKADRGEPFINISPNVENTEKSEKRAEIKKVEEDELDLPPWIRKNR; encoded by the coding sequence ATGATACAGACAAATGAGTCTTTAGTGAGAATTAAAGTTATAGGGGCAGGGGGTGCTGGAGGAAACGCCATCAACGATATGATTTCAGCAGGAGTAGGCGGAGTAGAATACATTGCAGCTAATACAGATGCACAGGATCTACATAACTCTCTGGCAGATATAAGAATTCAATTGGGAGAAAAATTAACAAGGGGATTAGGTGCAGGAGCAGATCCTGAAATAGGAAAGTTAGCTGCAGAAGAAGATGTAGAAAAAATAAAGGCACTTTTAGAAGAAACAGATATGCTTTTTGTAACTGCTGGAATGGGAGGAGGAACTGGTACAGGTTCTGCTCCGATAATAGCAAAAATAGCTAAGGAGATAGGGGTACTTACAGTAGGAGTGGTAACTAAACCTTTTACCTTTGAAGGTAAGAAAAGAATGAGTAATGCCGACACGGGAATAGATGGACTAAAGGAGCATGTAGATGCTTTGGTAGTAATTCCAAATGACAAACTTTTTGAGCTTCCGGAAAAAACAATAACTCTTCAAAATGCATTCAAAGAAGCAAATAATATACTAAAAATAGGTATAAGAGGCGTAGCAGATCTTATCATACAACAAGGTCTAATTAACCTTGACTTTGCTGATATAAGAACTACTATGTTGGACTCTGGAATGGCTATGATAGGCTTTGGTGAGTCTGACGGAGAAAACAGGGCCATAAAAGCAACTGAAAAAGCTTTACTTTCACCACTGCTTGAAAAATCAATTTCAGGAGCAAGTAAGATACTTATCAATATAACAGGTTCTTCAAATTTGGGACTTGTAGAGGCTCATTCAATATCAAACTTAGTGAGAGATGCTGCAGGAAAATCTGCTGAAGATGTAATGTTTGGTACTGTAATAGATGAAGAGTATGGAGATAAAATTCAGGTTACCATTGTTGCCACTAATTTTTTGAATAAGGCAGACAGAGGTGAACCATTTATAAATATATCTCCAAATGTTGAAAATACAGAAAAATCAGAGAAAAGAGCAGAGATTAAAAAAGTAGAGGAAGATGAGCTTGATTTGCCTCCTTGGATAAGAAAAAACAGATAA
- a CDS encoding rod shape-determining protein, whose product MKKIKLKIKWPGMKIQKSIGIDLGTANTLVYHKQKEEIVLNEPSVVAVDKETKKVLAVGQEAKDMLGKTPDHIIAVRPLSEGVIADYDITEAMIKYFIKKVFGKYNFVLPEVMICVPIEVTGVEKRAVLEAAISAGAKRAYLIEEARAAALGSGIDISAPEGNMIVDIGGGSTDIAVISLGGTVVSKSIRTAGNNFDEDIIKYIKKTHNLLIGEKTAEQIKIQIGTALALSEEETMTIKGRDMVTGLPKPLTITSAEVLEAIEDSLMEIVTSVKQVLEKTPPELSADIVDKGIVMAGGGSLIRNFPELISKHTHLPVKLSTGPLESVVIGAGIALDKIEVLRKIEKAER is encoded by the coding sequence ATGAAGAAGATTAAACTTAAAATCAAATGGCCTGGTATGAAGATTCAAAAAAGTATAGGTATAGACCTAGGAACTGCAAATACCCTTGTCTATCACAAGCAGAAAGAGGAAATAGTTTTAAATGAACCCTCTGTGGTAGCAGTTGATAAAGAGACTAAAAAGGTGTTGGCAGTGGGACAAGAAGCCAAGGATATGCTAGGGAAAACTCCTGATCATATTATTGCAGTTAGACCCCTTAGTGAAGGGGTAATAGCAGACTACGATATTACAGAAGCGATGATAAAATACTTTATAAAAAAGGTATTTGGAAAATATAACTTTGTTCTTCCTGAAGTGATGATATGTGTACCTATAGAGGTAACAGGAGTGGAAAAAAGAGCCGTACTAGAGGCTGCAATATCAGCAGGGGCAAAAAGAGCTTATCTTATAGAAGAGGCAAGGGCTGCCGCTTTAGGTTCTGGTATAGATATATCGGCACCTGAGGGGAATATGATAGTGGATATCGGCGGAGGTTCCACTGATATAGCAGTAATATCTCTAGGAGGGACAGTTGTAAGTAAATCCATAAGAACGGCGGGAAATAACTTCGATGAGGATATAATAAAATATATTAAAAAGACCCATAACCTTCTTATAGGAGAAAAAACAGCTGAACAGATAAAGATTCAGATAGGAACGGCACTGGCCTTGAGTGAAGAGGAGACCATGACTATAAAAGGAAGAGACATGGTTACAGGACTTCCTAAGCCTCTTACCATAACTTCTGCTGAGGTGCTAGAGGCTATAGAGGATTCTCTTATGGAGATAGTGACATCTGTAAAACAGGTTTTAGAAAAAACACCGCCAGAATTATCAGCAGACATAGTTGATAAAGGGATAGTCATGGCAGGTGGGGGATCCCTTATAAGGAATTTTCCTGAACTTATCTCAAAACACACACATCTTCCTGTGAAACTTTCCACAGGTCCTCTTGAAAGCGTAGTTATCGGAGCGGGAATAGCACTTGATAAAATCGAAGTTTTGAGGAAAATAGAAAAGGCGGAAAGATAA
- the cysS gene encoding cysteine--tRNA ligase yields the protein MLRIFNTLKGKVEEFKPLKEGEVSMYVCGPTVYNYIHIGNARPAIFFDTVRRYLEYRGYNVKYVQNFTDVDDKMIKRANEEGITLKEVADKYIAAYFEDTAKVNLKEDGMLRPKATEHIGEMIKLIKTLIEKDFAYEVQGDVYFSVKNYNEKYGELSKQNTEDLQSGSRVDVNDIKRSPLDFALWKAAKEGEPSWGSPWGKGRPGWHIECSAMSNKYLGPTFDIHGGGQDLIFPHHENEIAQSKCATGGDFARYWIHNGYINVKGEKMSKSLGNFFLLREVLEKYEGKVVRFFVLSSHYRKPIDFSEDELNQAKAAVERIENSLMRVLEKMDERDSIGDHLAVESLAKALEESKTKFVAAMDEDFNTSQGIGSIFELIKEMNKFMDGTSLDAEGREVLTAASDFIKEAIIEVLGVDIKVEKKVGNMTSELVDFILEIRQNARVERNWALSDKIRDRLGDMGVKIKDGKDKTTWSI from the coding sequence ATGCTTAGAATATTTAATACTTTAAAGGGAAAAGTAGAAGAATTTAAACCCCTCAAAGAGGGAGAAGTTTCTATGTATGTCTGCGGACCTACCGTGTATAACTATATACATATAGGGAATGCGAGACCGGCTATATTTTTTGATACTGTGAGAAGGTACCTAGAGTATAGGGGGTATAATGTAAAATATGTACAGAATTTTACAGATGTAGATGACAAGATGATAAAAAGAGCCAATGAAGAGGGAATAACCTTAAAAGAGGTGGCAGATAAATATATTGCAGCTTATTTTGAAGATACAGCCAAGGTAAATCTAAAAGAGGACGGGATGCTAAGACCTAAGGCTACCGAGCATATCGGAGAGATGATAAAACTTATAAAGACTCTGATAGAAAAGGATTTTGCCTATGAAGTTCAGGGAGATGTATACTTTTCTGTAAAAAATTATAATGAAAAATACGGAGAACTGTCTAAGCAAAATACTGAGGATTTACAGAGTGGTTCTAGGGTAGATGTAAATGATATCAAGAGGTCACCATTGGATTTTGCCCTTTGGAAGGCTGCCAAAGAAGGAGAGCCTTCTTGGGGATCACCTTGGGGAAAAGGAAGACCAGGGTGGCATATTGAATGCTCTGCCATGTCAAATAAATACCTCGGGCCTACCTTTGATATCCATGGGGGAGGACAGGACCTTATCTTTCCGCACCATGAAAATGAGATAGCCCAGTCTAAATGTGCAACTGGGGGAGATTTTGCAAGATACTGGATACATAACGGCTATATAAATGTAAAGGGTGAAAAAATGTCTAAGTCTCTGGGGAACTTTTTTCTCTTGAGAGAGGTCTTGGAAAAATATGAAGGTAAAGTAGTGAGGTTCTTTGTACTGAGTTCTCATTACAGGAAACCTATAGATTTTTCTGAAGACGAGCTGAATCAGGCAAAGGCAGCAGTGGAGAGAATAGAAAACAGTCTTATGAGGGTCCTTGAAAAGATGGATGAAAGAGACAGCATAGGAGACCACTTAGCTGTAGAAAGCCTGGCAAAAGCACTGGAAGAATCTAAAACTAAATTCGTTGCTGCAATGGATGAGGACTTTAACACCTCACAGGGTATAGGGTCTATTTTTGAGCTTATAAAAGAGATGAATAAGTTTATGGACGGAACTTCCTTAGATGCAGAGGGAAGAGAAGTTCTAACTGCAGCTTCTGATTTTATAAAAGAGGCAATTATAGAGGTCTTGGGAGTAGATATAAAGGTAGAGAAAAAAGTAGGTAACATGACTTCGGAACTTGTGGATTTCATACTAGAAATCCGTCAAAATGCAAGGGTGGAAAGGAACTGGGCTCTTTCTGATAAGATAAGAGACAGGCTCGGTGACATGGGAGTAAAAATAAAAGACGGTAAGGATAAAACCACATGGTCAATATAG
- the ispD gene encoding 2-C-methyl-D-erythritol 4-phosphate cytidylyltransferase — MYRGDIEIKGGNMKYTFIVAAAGSGKRMGLGYPKQFLEYQGKPIFIKTLEKIDQNPRVTDIIVVTNKEYTEKVEKLCEKYRIKKIKCVVQGGKERQDSIQNALEKTGNSEIIAVQDGVRPFIENRFIEDSYRILEKNCDVDGVVIGVPVKDTIKLVDKDGFITSTPDRSLLMAAQTPQVFRGEILKKAYSDASKSNYLGTDDSSLVERINGKVIVLEGSYNNIKITTQEDLKYL, encoded by the coding sequence CTGTACCGTGGTGACATTGAAATAAAAGGTGGTAATATGAAATATACCTTTATAGTTGCAGCTGCAGGATCAGGAAAAAGAATGGGATTAGGCTATCCAAAGCAATTTTTAGAATACCAAGGAAAGCCAATATTTATAAAGACTCTTGAAAAAATAGACCAAAATCCAAGGGTAACAGATATAATCGTAGTTACAAATAAAGAGTACACAGAGAAGGTAGAAAAACTGTGTGAAAAGTATAGAATAAAAAAAATAAAATGTGTGGTACAAGGTGGAAAAGAGAGACAGGACTCTATACAGAATGCTTTAGAGAAAACAGGAAATTCTGAAATTATAGCGGTGCAAGACGGAGTGAGACCCTTTATAGAAAATAGGTTTATAGAGGACTCTTACAGGATTCTGGAAAAAAATTGTGACGTTGACGGGGTGGTTATAGGGGTTCCTGTAAAGGATACAATAAAATTAGTTGATAAAGATGGTTTTATAACCTCCACTCCAGACAGGTCATTGCTAATGGCTGCACAGACTCCTCAGGTTTTTCGTGGGGAGATTCTGAAAAAGGCATACAGTGATGCCAGTAAATCAAATTATCTAGGAACAGATGATTCTTCCCTTGTGGAAAGAATAAACGGAAAAGTAATAGTTCTTGAGGGAAGTTACAATAATATAAAGATAACAACTCAGGAAGATTTAAAATATCTTTAG
- a CDS encoding endonuclease MutS2: MNKHSLNVLEFDKLREEIAGYSQVEDTHISITEMIPYKDINLVKKELETVRDLMDFIKYDGGAETVGIKNINKIAKKSELIGAYLDAEDVWDIKENLKIFRLFKGKLEDLGKYKELIAKFKAVPIYKGLEEIINKAVDNEKNIKDDASLDLRDIRFQKKIIASNIKKKFDDIFSNSAYSKAIQEKIITTRDGRSVIPIKADFKGQIKGIEHDRSSSGQTVFIEPISIVSLNNKVRELEVREREEIRKILLRLTDQIRINLDGIYLVGDAILELDKLSAKANYALEKKCTVPEINNKEIISLVNARHPFIRPSDVVPLTFEIGRKYNTLLITGPNTGGKTVALKTAGLLTLMALSGVPIPAEEKTSIGYFTGIFADIGDEQSIEQSLSSFSAHLKNVQEILDNVTKSSLVLLDELGSGTDPMEGSAFAMAVIDYLKSKKCKAMISTHYSEVKAHGYNEDGIETASMEFDSNTLSPTYKLLMGVPGESNALTIAKRLGVLDEVIERAKSYISDENKKVESMISNIREQSEGLNSMKIQVEHLKEEAKKNKDEYENKLIALEKEKNEILKDAYEKADKMMREMQAKAKALVDKIQTEESKKEDAKLLQKSLNMMKNALKDEKNKTIVSKPKIKRKIEFKQGEKVFVKSMSQHAVVTRINEHKQVAQIQAGILKLEVAIDDLKKVEEPKTKQYNTVQVHKRTAVRSEIDIRGKMVDDAVHDLETYMDRALLNGFSEVYVIHGKGTGALRAGVIEYLKGCHYVKSFRAGGHGEGGIGCTVVTLK, from the coding sequence GTGAATAAACACAGCTTAAATGTATTGGAATTTGATAAATTAAGAGAAGAGATAGCAGGGTATTCTCAGGTAGAGGATACCCATATTTCCATAACTGAAATGATTCCTTATAAGGATATAAACCTAGTAAAAAAAGAGCTAGAGACAGTAAGGGACCTTATGGATTTTATAAAATATGACGGTGGAGCAGAGACTGTCGGGATAAAAAATATCAATAAAATAGCAAAAAAATCAGAGCTTATAGGGGCTTATCTTGATGCTGAAGATGTATGGGATATAAAAGAAAATCTTAAGATATTCAGGCTCTTTAAAGGTAAGCTTGAGGACTTGGGAAAATACAAAGAACTCATAGCTAAATTTAAAGCTGTTCCTATATATAAGGGGCTAGAAGAGATAATAAACAAGGCTGTAGATAATGAGAAAAATATAAAGGACGATGCTTCTTTGGACCTAAGAGATATAAGGTTTCAAAAGAAAATAATCGCTTCGAATATCAAGAAAAAATTTGATGATATCTTCTCAAACTCAGCTTATTCTAAAGCCATACAGGAAAAAATAATAACCACAAGAGACGGAAGAAGTGTAATACCCATAAAAGCTGATTTTAAAGGTCAGATAAAGGGTATAGAACATGACAGGTCTTCTAGTGGACAGACAGTATTTATAGAACCGATATCTATAGTTTCGCTAAATAACAAGGTGAGAGAGCTTGAAGTCAGAGAGAGAGAAGAGATAAGAAAAATACTCTTACGACTGACAGATCAGATAAGGATAAATCTTGACGGGATTTATCTTGTAGGAGATGCCATACTAGAATTAGATAAACTTTCTGCCAAGGCAAATTACGCTTTAGAGAAAAAATGTACTGTGCCGGAGATAAATAACAAAGAGATAATAAGCCTAGTAAATGCAAGACATCCTTTTATACGGCCATCTGATGTGGTACCTTTAACCTTTGAAATCGGAAGAAAATACAATACTCTTTTGATAACCGGACCTAACACAGGAGGAAAAACTGTAGCCCTTAAAACGGCAGGACTCTTGACACTAATGGCACTTTCAGGAGTACCGATACCTGCAGAAGAAAAGACAAGTATTGGATATTTTACAGGAATATTTGCTGATATAGGGGATGAACAGAGTATAGAGCAATCTTTGTCATCATTCTCGGCTCACCTAAAAAATGTGCAGGAGATACTAGATAATGTCACAAAGTCCTCTCTTGTACTGCTAGATGAGCTCGGTTCGGGAACAGATCCTATGGAGGGATCAGCCTTTGCCATGGCTGTGATAGATTATCTGAAATCTAAAAAATGCAAGGCAATGATATCCACTCACTATAGCGAGGTTAAGGCTCACGGATACAATGAAGATGGGATAGAGACGGCTTCTATGGAATTTGACTCTAATACACTTTCCCCGACATACAAACTTCTCATGGGGGTACCAGGAGAGAGTAACGCCCTCACGATAGCTAAGAGGCTAGGGGTTCTTGATGAAGTAATAGAAAGAGCAAAATCATACATAAGTGATGAGAATAAAAAAGTCGAGAGTATGATAAGCAACATAAGAGAGCAATCTGAAGGTCTAAATAGTATGAAAATACAGGTAGAGCATCTAAAGGAAGAAGCTAAAAAGAACAAAGATGAATATGAGAATAAATTGATAGCTCTAGAGAAGGAAAAAAATGAAATTTTAAAAGATGCATATGAAAAAGCAGATAAGATGATGAGGGAGATGCAGGCTAAGGCCAAGGCACTGGTGGATAAGATACAGACAGAAGAGAGCAAAAAAGAGGATGCCAAACTCCTTCAGAAGAGTCTGAATATGATGAAAAATGCCCTGAAGGATGAGAAAAATAAAACAATTGTCTCAAAACCAAAGATAAAAAGAAAGATTGAGTTTAAACAGGGAGAAAAAGTTTTTGTAAAGAGTATGAGTCAGCATGCTGTTGTAACAAGGATAAATGAGCATAAGCAGGTGGCACAGATACAGGCTGGGATACTAAAACTTGAGGTAGCCATAGACGACTTAAAAAAGGTAGAAGAGCCGAAAACAAAGCAATACAACACAGTTCAAGTCCATAAAAGAACTGCAGTTAGGTCTGAAATAGATATAAGAGGAAAGATGGTGGATGATGCAGTTCACGATCTAGAAACTTATATGGACAGAGCACTTTTGAACGGTTTTTCTGAGGTTTATGTGATACACGGTAAGGGTACAGGTGCTCTGAGAGCTGGGGTAATAGAGTATCTGAAAGGGTGCCATTATGTGAAATCCTTTAGAGCCGGAGGCCACGGAGAGGGCGGAATCGGCTGTACCGTGGTGACATTGAAATAA
- a CDS encoding nitrilase-related carbon-nitrogen hydrolase — protein MKLAVAQIKPTLGNVEKNIEIMKEKISEALNQGAELIVFPELALSGYLLEEMVFDVCVNVPHELVDLSNKISILFGGVEKGKDNYVYNSAFYLEEGKVKHTHRKVYLPNYGMFFEARYFKNGDRFRAFDTKFGRIGVLICEDAWHQSSSYILSQDGADYIFCLMNNPARGFEDEGRYISKEWEAIGYLTASMTGSYFIMANRIGCEDGVTFGGGSQVVSPSGKVTARAPYMEETLLVSEISEREIRKARFTAPILKTENLDLTIRELERIREEKYR, from the coding sequence ATGAAGTTAGCAGTAGCTCAAATAAAACCCACATTGGGTAATGTAGAAAAAAATATAGAGATTATGAAAGAAAAAATATCAGAGGCACTAAACCAAGGTGCAGAGCTTATTGTATTTCCGGAACTTGCTCTTTCAGGGTATCTTTTGGAAGAGATGGTTTTTGATGTTTGTGTAAATGTGCCTCATGAACTTGTGGATCTTAGTAATAAAATAAGTATACTATTTGGGGGAGTAGAGAAGGGGAAAGATAATTATGTATACAACTCAGCCTTTTATCTTGAAGAGGGAAAAGTAAAACATACCCACAGAAAAGTTTACCTTCCAAACTACGGGATGTTTTTTGAGGCCAGATATTTTAAGAACGGAGACAGATTTCGGGCTTTTGATACAAAATTTGGGAGGATAGGAGTCCTTATATGTGAGGATGCATGGCATCAGTCATCGTCGTATATTCTGAGCCAAGACGGAGCGGATTATATATTCTGTCTTATGAATAATCCTGCAAGAGGATTTGAAGATGAAGGCCGTTATATCTCCAAAGAGTGGGAAGCTATAGGATATCTGACTGCTTCTATGACCGGAAGCTACTTTATAATGGCAAACAGGATAGGGTGTGAAGATGGTGTTACCTTTGGAGGAGGTTCACAGGTGGTTTCACCTTCAGGTAAAGTAACAGCAAGGGCACCTTATATGGAGGAAACTCTTTTGGTGTCTGAGATTTCAGAACGAGAGATTAGAAAAGCCAGATTTACAGCCCCTATACTCAAGACTGAAAACCTCGACCTTACCATAAGAGAGCTTGAGAGAATAAGGGAAGAAAAATACAGATAG